From a region of the Wolbachia endosymbiont (group B) of Gerris lacustris genome:
- a CDS encoding ankyrin repeat domain-containing protein: MRSCTGSKRNDDNGIFNSLLDSLYNPLQRLDLVVRLLGRDKVIPEGLNGTPALNRLVDTIVECNHKEALDLLVENNIKISSITLQNIVTSDCNEKIFGCFLHKNKIDYQDEGGDTALHHALRNLHSDKSMLCKVESLVSSGARFDVKNDKGEAQFDLLIEYVEEGFYGQTSRLSYAWKLLNKCENIRELKYKDGTPALDKLNELRIKCRNTSIIVASTLAVVGVALGVAIAAYSGMLAVGIGVGVCCLVVAAITYHYSSPANLLKDSNSEVVVDQTLAVKL; the protein is encoded by the coding sequence TTGAGATCATGTACAGGTTCTAAGAGGAATGATGATAATGGAATTTTTAATTCTCTCCTTGATTCTTTGTATAATCCATTGCAAAGGTTAGATTTAGTTGTGAGGTTACTTGGTAGAGATAAAGTTATACCGGAAGGTTTAAATGGTACTCCTGCGTTAAATAGACTAGTAGATACTATTGTTGAATGTAATCATAAAGAAGCTCTAGATCTCCTAGTCGAAAATAACATAAAAATTTCAAGTATTACTTTACAAAATATCGTTACAAGCGATTGCAATGAAAAGATTTTTGGTTGCTTTTTACATAAAAATAAAATTGACTATCAAGATGAAGGTGGGGATACAGCTCTACATCATGCTTTAAGAAACTTGCACTCCGATAAGTCAATGCTTTGCAAAGTTGAATCACTTGTGAGTTCAGGTGCAAGATTTGATGTTAAGAATGACAAAGGTGAAGCTCAGTTTGATCTTTTGATTGAATATGTTGAGGAGGGGTTTTATGGTCAAACATCAAGGTTAAGTTATGCTTGGAAGTTGCTTAACAAATGTGAAAATATAAGAGAGCTAAAATATAAAGATGGTACTCCTGCATTAGATAAACTAAATGAGCTTCGTATTAAGTGTCGTAATACTTCTATAATAGTTGCTTCTACGTTAGCAGTAGTAGGAGTTGCTTTAGGAGTAGCTATTGCAGCCTACTCAGGAATGTTAGCGGTAGGGATAGGAGTTGGAGTTTGTTGTCTTGTTGTTGCTGCAATCACATATCATTATAGTAGTCCCGCAAATTTACTTAAAGATAGCAATTCTGAAGTTGTAGTTGATCAAACGCTAGCGGTAAAATTATAA
- the bfr gene encoding bacterioferritin, with the protein MNKEIVEHLNKLLTNELTSVRQYLLHFAILKDSGINKLAEKMKNELNEELEHANRLAERILLLKGVPNFQDTNQISKYEGKFTKDTIQKILEDNFKLEEGGIKGIKEAISVAEKEKDVISVMLLEELLKNEEEHLYWIKGQINLIELIGIENYLRTQI; encoded by the coding sequence ATGAATAAAGAAATAGTAGAACATTTGAATAAATTACTTACAAATGAGCTGACTTCTGTACGCCAGTATCTTTTGCATTTTGCGATTCTTAAAGATAGCGGAATTAATAAACTTGCAGAAAAGATGAAAAACGAGCTTAATGAAGAACTTGAGCATGCAAATAGGCTAGCAGAAAGAATTTTACTGCTTAAGGGTGTGCCAAATTTTCAAGATACAAATCAAATCTCGAAGTATGAAGGAAAGTTCACAAAAGATACAATACAGAAAATCTTAGAAGATAATTTTAAGTTGGAAGAAGGAGGTATAAAGGGCATCAAAGAGGCAATTTCCGTTGCTGAAAAAGAAAAGGATGTGATTAGTGTAATGTTATTAGAAGAACTACTGAAAAATGAGGAAGAGCACTTATATTGGATTAAAGGACAAATTAACCTCATTGAGCTTATTGGTATTGAAAATTACTTAAGAACACAAATATAG
- a CDS encoding cytochrome c-type biogenesis protein CcmH, whose translation MRIVISLLFTLIFHLSINAFTLDDKLRDESMEERASSLFAVIKCPVCSGELLSESESQVAYGMRKTIRKKISDGYTNEQIVSELKNSYGDSIIIVPPVKSSTYILWFIPFIILLIGCFLIRKSVQKIDKVVKR comes from the coding sequence ATGAGAATAGTAATTAGCTTACTTTTTACATTGATATTCCATTTAAGTATAAATGCTTTTACTTTGGATGATAAACTAAGAGACGAAAGCATGGAAGAGCGAGCAAGTAGCTTATTTGCAGTAATAAAGTGTCCAGTATGCTCTGGTGAATTATTATCCGAATCTGAGTCTCAAGTTGCATATGGTATGCGTAAGACAATTCGCAAGAAGATCAGTGATGGATATACTAACGAGCAAATAGTTTCAGAGTTAAAAAATTCTTATGGAGATTCAATTATCATTGTACCACCTGTAAAATCTAGTACCTACATTTTATGGTTTATTCCTTTTATAATTCTTCTTATTGGATGTTTTCTAATACGAAAATCAGTTCAGAAAATAGATAAAGTAGTAAAAAGATAA
- a CDS encoding IS630 family transposase (programmed frameshift) yields MALRSKLLDEKVVESAKEMLKKVRNNAYVAKKLNAVIAAKKHSITAVAKICCISRKAITTWIKHIKFGREEKLFSPPQRRRKTILNQSQLEQIEVWIEENPNITIREMRIRIQERFGLNISKSTIHRNMQRMKFSYITPRPVHSGQDKNKQEEFKKNLNETIVMHSEKELFFFDESRFGTYSKVGHGWFKKGSRTQVKVKLGRENFYLYSAVNPRNGENFSLFAPNVNTACINIFLEQMSQYLGIRKAFLVMDCASWHKSKSLKIPKNIEIIYLPPYSPDLNPVERFWLYIKQNILRNKIYDTIVLLESALCKFITSLSPSTVKQLCNASYLVH; encoded by the exons ATGGCATTAAGATCAAAATTATTGGATGAAAAAGTGGTGGAATCAGCAAAAGAGATGCTGAAGAAAGTAAGAAATAATGCGTATGTTGCAAAAAAACTAAATGCTGTAATTGCAGCAAAAAAGCACAGTATAACAGCTGTAGCAAAAATATGTTGCATTTCGAGAAAGGCAATTACTACATGGATAAAGCACATAAAATTTGGAAGAGAAGAAAAATTATTTTCTCCACCTCAACGCCGTAGAAAAACTATATTGAACCAAAGTCAACTTGAACAAATTGAGGTGTGGATAGAGGAAAACCCCAATATTACTATTAGAGAAATGAGAATAAGAATCCAAGAAAGATTTGGTTTGAATATCAGCAAATCCACAATACATCGTAATATGCAAAGAATGAAATTCTCATATATCACACCAAGACCAGTTCATAGTGGACAGGATAAAAATAAGCAAGAGGAGTTT AAAAAAAACCTCAATGAAACTATTGTCATGCATTCTGAAAAAGAGCTATTTTTCTTCGATGAATCACGGTTTGGTACATATTCAAAAGTTGGACATGGGTGGTTTAAAAAAGGCAGCAGGACACAGGTTAAGGTAAAATTAGGTAGGGAAAATTTTTATCTCTATAGTGCAGTTAATCCCAGAAATGGAGAGAATTTTAGCTTATTTGCACCAAACGTCAACACTGCTTGTATAAATATATTCCTTGAACAGATGTCGCAATATTTAGGAATACGAAAGGCTTTTCTCGTGATGGATTGCGCTAGTTGGCATAAGTCAAAAAGTTTAAAGATACCTAAAAATATCGAAATTATATACCTACCACCATACTCACCTGACCTCAATCCTGTTGAGAGGTTTTGGTTATATATAAAACAGAACATTTTGCGCAATAAAATCTACGATACAATTGTTCTGCTTGAGAGCGCTTTGTGTAAATTTATTACCTCTCTTTCCCCTTCCACGGTTAAACAACTCTGCAATGCTTCTTATTTGGTTCATTAA
- a CDS encoding IS5 family transposase (programmed frameshift) — MRSVYPSDISRERFEIILPDLESCRKKTKPRKLDLYELFCGVLYVLKSGCQWRMLPKEFPKWRNCYDYFKRWSKKPNEDRESVLEIVLKKLVGEVRFNSGRNTKTSFCIIDAQSVKNTDIAEEKGYDAGKKISGIKRHIAVDTQGLPHAIYITTANIGDRTAAVEMICNARKNLSEVQNILVDAGYTGENFATQIKTTIGATVEVIKRSELHTFVVLPKRWVVERSFAWLEKCRRLWKNCERKLNTRLQMVVLAFTALLLKRL; from the exons ATGAGGAGTGTATACCCAAGTGATATAAGTCGGGAAAGATTTGAGATTATATTACCAGATCTAGAATCCTGTAGAAAAAAAACAAAACCAAGAAAACTGGATTTATATGAGTTATTTTGCGGTGTACTTTATGTGCTAAAAAGTGGCTGTCAGTGGCGAATGCTACCAAAAGAGTTTCCAAAATGGCGCAATTGTTACGATTACTTCAAGAGATGGAGTAAAAAACCGAATGAAGATAGAGAAAGTGTTCTAGAAATTGTCTTA AAAAAATTAGTTGGAGAGGTTCGTTTCAACAGTGGTCGGAATACAAAAACAAGCTTCTGCATCATTGATGCTCAAAGTGTAAAAAACACCGATATTGCTGAAGAAAAAGGTTATGATGCCGGCAAGAAAATTTCAGGAATAAAGCGTCATATTGCAGTAGATACGCAAGGTTTGCCACATGCAATTTATATTACTACAGCTAATATCGGAGATCGTACTGCTGCTGTAGAGATGATTTGTAACGCAAGAAAAAATCTTTCCGAAGTTCAAAATATACTAGTTGATGCAGGTTATACAGGAGAAAATTTTGCAACTCAAATAAAAACGACTATTGGTGCAACCGTTGAAGTAATAAAACGAAGTGAATTACATACCTTTGTTGTATTGCCAAAAAGGTGGGTTGTAGAGCGTTCTTTTGCTTGGCTGGAAAAGTGTAGACGGTTATGGAAAAATTGCGAGCGTAAACTCAATACTAGACTACAAATGGTCGTTCTAGCTTTTACTGCCTTGCTCCTCAAAAGATTATGA
- a CDS encoding RDD family protein, which translates to MTEIASVHRRFCAYLIDVVILLIPTLLIVLLLGDFPLILHLSYMCLNCSYFTFFISSKAQATPGQQLMNICTITLDNSKIGLSLAFDRSISQFFLPLLNNLIITLIKLFHTLVNVLNTLEVIVVMLTFSWYLVACFSQRKQAFHDVLFDTIVVRKIN; encoded by the coding sequence ATTACAGAGATCGCTAGTGTGCATAGGCGCTTTTGTGCATATTTAATAGATGTAGTAATTTTATTAATTCCAACTTTGCTGATTGTACTGTTATTAGGGGATTTTCCATTAATTTTACATCTATCGTACATGTGTCTAAATTGTAGTTACTTTACGTTTTTTATATCTTCAAAAGCCCAAGCAACTCCTGGTCAACAGTTAATGAATATATGTACTATCACTTTAGATAATTCTAAAATAGGTTTGAGCTTAGCATTTGATCGTAGTATCTCTCAGTTTTTCCTTCCTCTGCTAAATAATTTAATTATCACTCTTATCAAACTTTTTCATACGTTAGTAAATGTTTTAAATACACTAGAAGTAATTGTAGTTATGCTTACCTTCAGTTGGTATTTAGTTGCTTGCTTCTCTCAGAGGAAACAGGCATTTCATGATGTGCTATTTGATACGATTGTTGTGAGAAAAATAAATTGA
- a CDS encoding ferredoxin family 2Fe-2S iron-sulfur cluster binding protein: MPSVTFILPDGSKKSYEAAEGETLLNLAHRSDPDLLEGACEGSLACSTCHVIVDSKFYDVVETHNPISDEENDMLDLAFGLTETSRLGCQIKITKDIDGLCVTVPRGTRNISLDK, from the coding sequence ATGCCATCCGTTACTTTTATTTTACCTGATGGAAGTAAGAAAAGCTATGAAGCTGCAGAGGGAGAAACTCTGCTTAATTTAGCTCACAGAAGTGATCCAGATCTGCTTGAAGGTGCATGTGAAGGCTCTCTTGCTTGTTCTACATGCCATGTGATTGTTGATTCAAAATTTTATGATGTTGTAGAAACACATAACCCTATATCTGATGAGGAAAATGATATGCTGGACCTAGCTTTCGGTTTAACAGAGACATCGAGGCTTGGATGCCAAATAAAAATCACAAAAGATATTGACGGTTTGTGCGTAACCGTGCCCAGAGGTACAAGAAATATATCATTAGATAAATAA
- a CDS encoding HAD family hydrolase has translation MKNSPLAVVFDWDNTLVDTQDNISNAIQHTLSSMGCSNKVADRNSHESRKSYMVNLFGDQWKKANQIYQKYLDNALLQNITLNEGVEKMLQTLKSHNIYLAIVSNKKNTNLRQEVAYFKLDSYFERIVGSCDTAEDKPSATPLLFALEESTLPINRENVFFVGDSITDILCAQNANCLPIIYGQSIRGYEDLLYFQYFDKLTEFIVKYLKD, from the coding sequence ATGAAAAATAGCCCATTAGCAGTAGTATTCGATTGGGATAATACTTTAGTTGATACTCAAGATAATATTTCTAATGCCATTCAGCATACCTTGAGTTCAATGGGATGCAGTAACAAAGTTGCTGATAGAAATTCTCATGAATCAAGAAAGAGCTACATGGTCAATTTGTTTGGTGATCAGTGGAAAAAAGCGAACCAGATATATCAAAAATACCTAGATAATGCACTGTTACAAAATATTACTCTGAACGAAGGAGTAGAGAAAATGCTGCAGACACTCAAAAGCCACAATATTTATCTAGCGATAGTTAGCAATAAGAAAAATACTAATTTACGTCAAGAAGTTGCCTATTTTAAACTAGATTCTTACTTTGAAAGAATAGTGGGTTCATGTGATACTGCAGAAGATAAACCATCTGCAACTCCACTGCTATTTGCACTGGAGGAGAGTACGTTACCTATAAATAGAGAAAATGTGTTTTTCGTTGGTGACAGCATTACAGACATTCTATGTGCACAAAATGCCAATTGCTTACCTATTATATACGGCCAATCAATAAGAGGTTATGAAGATTTGTTATATTTTCAATATTTTGATAAACTTACAGAATTCATAGTAAAGTATTTGAAAGATTAG